From Enterococcus mundtii, the proteins below share one genomic window:
- the pcrA gene encoding DNA helicase PcrA, protein MSSKENLLKGMNPRQKEAVLHTDGPLLLMAGAGSGKTRVLTHRIAYLIEEKEVNPWNILAITFTNKAAKEMKERVNAILETGGEDVWVSTFHSMCVRILRRDVDYIGYNRNFTIIDSSEQLSLMKRILKELNIDPKKYDPRSLLGSISQAKNSLLSPEAFAKMQGSYYEEIAAKCYAAYQKELQYNQCMDFDDLIMNTIRLFDEHPDSLTYYQNKFHYIHVDEYQDTNHAQYTLVNLLAGRFRNLCVVGDADQSIYGWRGADMQNILDFEKDYPDAAVILLEQNYRSTKTILNAANQVIENNSNRKPKNLWTENQDGNKITYYRADNERDETRFIVERMQEEIQMNRRNYGDFAILYRTNAQSRVMEETLLKANIPYKMVGGHKFYDRKEIKDVLAYLNVMANPQDSLSFERIVNSPKRGIGPGSVEKLRSFATMHEWPLLEAARNVELANIGGKAGTQLGSFGEMMHQLTEMIPYLTVTELTKEVLERSGYLDDLKIQNTLESQARIENLEEFLTVTQEFDKQFEKEGLDNAESPEDKLTVFLNDLALVSDLDNLEEETKQVTLMTLHAAKGLEFPVVFLIGLEEGVFPLSRALMEESELEEERRLAYVGITRAEEALFLTNAFSRTLYGRTQYNRPSRFLEEIDQELLDIHGMRPTPNASQPSPFRTNNATPKYQQPTKAGVSAKVATGGETGGWKPGDKVKHKKWGPGTVVRVSGDAKDLELDIAFPSQGVKRVLAAFAPIEKV, encoded by the coding sequence ATGTCATCCAAAGAAAACTTATTAAAGGGAATGAACCCTCGTCAAAAAGAAGCGGTTCTACATACGGATGGCCCGCTTTTATTGATGGCTGGCGCCGGTAGTGGGAAAACCCGCGTTTTGACGCATCGAATCGCTTATTTGATTGAAGAAAAAGAAGTGAATCCGTGGAATATCTTGGCGATCACCTTTACCAATAAAGCGGCGAAAGAAATGAAAGAACGGGTCAATGCCATTTTAGAAACAGGCGGCGAAGATGTTTGGGTATCTACCTTTCACTCCATGTGTGTCCGTATTTTAAGACGTGATGTGGATTATATCGGGTATAACCGAAACTTTACGATTATTGATTCTTCCGAACAATTATCGTTGATGAAACGAATTTTGAAGGAACTGAATATCGACCCTAAAAAGTACGACCCAAGAAGCCTTTTAGGTTCGATCTCGCAAGCAAAAAATAGCTTATTGTCACCAGAGGCTTTTGCCAAAATGCAAGGCAGTTACTATGAAGAAATTGCTGCGAAATGCTATGCAGCATACCAGAAGGAACTCCAATACAACCAATGTATGGATTTTGATGATCTGATCATGAATACGATCCGTTTATTTGATGAGCATCCAGATTCATTGACGTATTACCAAAACAAATTCCATTACATCCATGTAGATGAATATCAAGATACGAACCATGCACAATATACGTTGGTCAATCTATTAGCCGGACGTTTCAGAAATCTTTGCGTAGTAGGAGATGCAGATCAAAGTATTTACGGTTGGCGTGGAGCAGATATGCAAAACATCTTGGACTTTGAAAAAGATTATCCAGATGCTGCGGTGATCTTGTTAGAACAAAATTATCGCTCAACAAAAACAATCTTGAATGCAGCGAATCAAGTCATTGAAAACAACAGCAATCGCAAACCCAAAAATCTATGGACTGAAAATCAAGATGGGAATAAAATCACCTACTATCGAGCAGACAATGAACGTGACGAAACACGTTTTATTGTAGAAAGAATGCAAGAAGAGATCCAGATGAATCGTCGGAATTATGGAGATTTTGCTATTCTTTACCGAACAAATGCCCAATCGCGTGTCATGGAAGAAACCTTACTGAAAGCCAATATTCCGTACAAAATGGTTGGAGGTCATAAATTCTATGATCGAAAAGAAATCAAAGATGTTTTGGCGTATCTTAATGTGATGGCTAATCCTCAAGATTCACTGAGTTTTGAGCGGATCGTCAACTCACCAAAACGTGGCATTGGACCAGGATCGGTGGAAAAACTCCGTAGCTTTGCCACGATGCACGAATGGCCATTGCTAGAGGCTGCAAGAAATGTTGAATTAGCGAACATCGGTGGAAAAGCCGGAACACAATTAGGCTCTTTTGGCGAGATGATGCACCAATTGACTGAAATGATCCCTTATTTGACCGTCACAGAGTTAACCAAAGAAGTGTTAGAGCGTAGCGGCTATTTAGATGATCTAAAAATCCAAAATACCTTAGAATCACAAGCACGTATCGAAAACTTGGAAGAGTTTTTGACCGTGACACAAGAATTTGATAAACAATTTGAAAAAGAAGGATTAGATAATGCAGAATCACCAGAAGACAAATTGACCGTATTCTTGAATGATTTAGCGCTTGTTTCAGATCTGGATAATTTAGAAGAAGAAACGAAACAAGTAACATTGATGACATTACATGCGGCTAAAGGATTAGAATTTCCAGTGGTATTCTTGATTGGTTTAGAGGAAGGGGTTTTTCCGCTTTCACGTGCCTTGATGGAAGAAAGTGAATTGGAAGAAGAACGTCGATTGGCTTATGTGGGGATCACCAGAGCCGAAGAAGCATTGTTTTTAACAAATGCCTTTTCGCGAACGTTGTATGGACGCACGCAGTACAATCGCCCATCACGTTTCTTAGAAGAAATTGATCAAGAATTATTAGACATCCATGGCATGCGTCCAACACCGAATGCGTCTCAACCGTCACCTTTTCGTACGAATAACGCGACACCTAAGTACCAACAACCAACAAAAGCAGGTGTTTCAGCAAAAGTCGCTACAGGTGGTGAAACAGGTGGTTGGAAACCAGGAGATAAAGTCAAACATAAAAAATGGGGACCAGGAACAGTGGTTAGAGTAAGTGGTGACGCAAAAGATCTTGAACTTGATATTGCTTTTCCAAGTCAAGGAGTCAAGCGTGTATTAGCCGCTTTTGCACCAATCGAAAAAGTTTAG
- a CDS encoding LPXTG cell wall anchor domain-containing protein: MSTTTIELNGRLGVETPTLAPVPEESPTTERNQVARTEVKVVQPMPQTNDQTGIYLSLLGFVLIFMIVGGLFLRHQLDNT, from the coding sequence ATGAGTACTACGACGATTGAATTGAATGGGAGGCTAGGTGTAGAAACACCGACACTTGCACCAGTACCCGAAGAATCGCCTACAACCGAAAGAAATCAGGTGGCCCGTACAGAAGTGAAGGTGGTTCAACCAATGCCACAGACAAATGATCAAACAGGTATATATCTTTCACTTTTAGGATTCGTGTTGATTTTTATGATCGTAGGGGGATTGTTTCTGAGACATCAATTGGACAATACTTGA